CGCTCCCCGCTCGGTCAGCGCCGCCGGCGGCCGCTGGCTGGCAGAAGACAACGCCGAGACGCCGGATGTGTTGGAAGCCGTGTTCGAATATCCCGGTCCAGTGCTGCTCACCTGGACGCAGCACCCGCAGGGACGGCCCGGCTTCGAGCATATGGGCAGTTGCGTCGTCTTTGAGGGAACCGAGGCCACGCTCGTCACGAATTACTCGAAACACGAGGTCTGGGTGAAGGGCAAGCCCGCCCCGGACTTTCCGCGTCCCGATCCCTCCATTCCAGACTCCCCGGGCCACATCCGCGAGTTCCTCGACTCGATTCGCTCCCGCAACACCCGGACGACGTGCAACTTCGACTACTCCCACCAGCTGAACAAAGGCGCGCTGCTGGCCAACATCGCTTTCCGCACCGGTGCGCGGCTCGAATGGGACGATGCGCGGGAGCGGATCGCCAATCACCGGGAGGCCAACCGTTTCCTCACGCGCCGCTACCGCAAGCCGTGGAGGCTCGCCTGAGCCGGATTTCCCTCAAATCTGCCCGCCGCGGTCCGATATGCATCGCGAGGTTGCAGATACATGCCATTCGTCGATTGGAAACCCGAATACAGCGTCGGCCATCTGGAGATCGACCAGCAACACAGGAAGCTGGTCGATATCATCAATCATCTCCACGATTCCATGAAACTCGGCGGAAAACCCGAGGACCTGAGGCGGATCATGGATGACCTGGTGAACTACACCCGATTCCACTTCGAGCACGAAGAGAAGCTCATGCAGAATGCAGGGTATCCGGATCTGGCCAATCACCAGCGCGTGCACCGCGCCATGGTCGAGCAGGTGGAGAAGTTCCGCCGCGAGGCGGGCAGCAGCCGCACGGGCTTTTCCATCAAGCTCATGGGCTTCCTGAAGAACTGGCTCACCGACCACATCATGGGCACGGACCAGAAATATGCTCCCACGCTGAAATCCACGCGGGTCTGATCAGGCAGGGCTGGGCCGGCGCGCGCCGTCCGTCCGGCGAAACGATTCGGCTCCTTCCCTGCAAAAGACGCAGCGGCGGGAAACATGCCGCCCTCGCCGCTCGTCTTTTCAGTGATGGATTCCGCCTCTGGAGCCCGTCGCGGAGATCTTTCCTTCTCCAGCCGTTCACGGACGCCCGCCGCCGTGCGGGCAGTGCTGGCTGCCCTTTTTCTTGCCCCTTTCGCCATCGCCGCACCGCCGCCGGACCCCCGCGACTCTCTCAATATCGATTCGAAGACCACTTTCACGCCCCGCCATTATGCGGATCTGAAAACGTGGGAGGCGCGGAGGGCGGTCCTCCGCAGGCAGATCCTCGTCTCTGCGGGACTCTGGCCTCTGCAGAAGCGCGGACCACTCGCCGTGCACCGCTTCGGCAGAACTTCCAAAGGCCCCTATGTGGTCGAGAAGCTGGCCCTGGAGACCCTGCCCGGCTTTTACGTTGGCGCAAATCTCTATATTCCAGCCAGACTGTCCCGTCCCGCGCCTGCAATCCTTGTCGCCCACGGCCACTGGAAACACGGCCGTACCCATCATGCCGATGATTATTCCGTACCGGCGTTGTGCGCCAATCTGGCCGCGCAGGGTTTCATTGCGCTCGCCTGGGACATGGTTGGCTATGAAGATACCCGGCAACTGCCCCACAATTTCGGTGATTCGCCGGAAGAATTGTCCTGGCTCTTCACGCCTTTCAGCCTGCAGTTATGGAATGCGATCCGCGCGCTGGATTTTGTTGAATCCCTGCCCGAAGTGAACCGGTTCCAGATCGGCATGACCGGCACTTCCGGCGGCGGCACGCAGACTTATCTGCTCGCCGCCATCGACGAGCGCATCCGTGCGGCTGCGCCCGGCGGCATGGTTTCGGCCACGTTCCAGGGCGACGACGTCTGCGAGATGGCGCCCGGACTCCGCATCGGCACAAACAATCTGGAGCTGACCTCTCTGATCGCGCCCCGCCATCTTCTCCTGGTTGCCGCGACCGGAGACTGGACACGCAACACGCTGAAGGTGGAACTGCCGGCCATCCGCTCCATCTACGCCTTGTACAGACAGGAGCGGCGCGCCTCGGCGGCGATGATCAACGCCGGCCACAACTCCAACCGGGAGAGCCGCGAGGCAGTTTATGCATTTTTCCACCGGGCTTTCATGAGGCGCTATCTCTACTCGGCTCCGCCGCGCGAAAGCGGTGACGTCCCTCTTCCCTCGCGCGAGGAGCTTCTCGTCGGCGACGCTCTGAGCGCGAAACCGCTGGCCTCCCGCTCCGCCATCTTCGCCGAATGGAGAGCCATGGCGATTGCGAGAACCGCTTCCATGACGGACGGACTCCTCCGCGAGCGCATCGCCGCGCTGTTTCACGTGTCCCTGCCCGAGCAGGTGACCGTGCCGGACTCTTCCGCCGAACTCGTCCTGCTGCGCACGGACACGGGCACGCCCGTCCGGGCGCAATGGCTGAATCCGCCGGCTGAAGACACGGCCGAGTTCGAGATCGGCGTCAGCCCCGAAGGTCTCTCCTGTGAGAGGTGCAGGCAGGCGGCGCCCGGCGAAGCTCCCGTCCGCGCCCGCCTCCTCATCGAGGTCTACAAGGCAGGACTCCCTCCGCAGCCTTTCCGTCTCGAAAGAGCCACCTTCCACCGCAGCATTTTCGCCGAACGCGCCCAGGACATTCTCGCCGCCATCCGCTATGTGTCGGGATTCGCCAGACAGAAGCCGATCATACTTTCCTGCTCGGGTCTCGCCCGCGCCTGGTGCCTTCTGGCGGCAGCCGCCGCTCCGCCTGAGATCAGCCTCCGGCTTGCAGCCGAACTCGATGAAGACTATGCGGCGGGGCTTGCCGAGTATCTCAACCGGCCCGGCATCGCCTATTCGGGCGGACTGCCCGTCCTGTTCCGCCTTGCCTCGCGCCAGCCGGTCCGCGCAGAGACGGCCGCTACAATGGGAAAGTGATCCGCACGCTGATCTTCGACCTAGGCCGCGTCATCGTCCCGTTTGATTTCCGCCGCGGCTACGACCGGATGTCGCAGCAGTGCGGCCTCGCGCCCGAGGAAATCCGCGAGAGGCTCAAGTCCGACGGGCTCGTCCGCGCCTTCGAATCCGGGGCCATCGACGGACGCGAATTCCACCGCCGCGTGGCCCGGCTGCTCGAAACGGACGTCCCCTACGACCAATTCTGCGAGATCTGGTTCAGCGTGTTTCTGCCCGAGACTCTCATCGCCGACCGCTTCGTCGAGTCCCTCCACGCGCGCTACCGGCTGGTTCTGCTTTCCAACACGAACCCGATCCATTTCGAGATGATCCGCGCCCGGTACCCGATCCTGCGCCATTTCGATGCGTACGTGCTTTCCTACGAAGTCGGCGCAATGAAGCCCGAACCCCGGATTTATGCCGCAGCCATTGAGGCGGCGCAGTGCGCCCCTCCAGAGTGCTTCTTCACCGACGACATCCCCGAGTACGTGGAAGGCGCCCGGCAGGCAGGCATCGACGCCGTCGTCTTCGAAGGCGCGGAGGCGCTCGAGCGCGAACTCCGCGCCCGCGGCATCGTCTGGGATCAGTAGGACAGCAGCCGCTCGGCCTCGCGCTGGATGTCCTGCGTCTGCGGCAGAATCGCGTCTTCCAGCTCCGGGTGGTACCCGACCCACGTGTCCAGAGCCGCCACGCGCGCCACCGGCGCATCGAGGTGTTCGAAGAGCTCGCCGGCGATGCGCGCCGCAATCTCGGCTCCGTAGCCGAAGCTGAGCATGTCCTCGTGCACGACGAGCGCGCGGCTCGTTTTCCGCACGCTCCGCGCGATCGCCTCCCAGTCGTAGGGGGCCAGCGTCCGCAGATCAAGAATCTCGATCGACAAATCCGGCCGTTTCTGTTCGATCCAGGACGCCGCCACCAGCGACTTCTGCACCGTCATTCCGTAGGTGATGATCGTCAGATCATCGCCCGGCTTCACCACGCGCGCCTTGCCGAAAGGAATGGTGAAATCCGGTCCCGGATGCGGGCTGCGGTTGTAAGGCTCGCGGTAGAGGCGCTTGTGTTCCAGAAACAGCACCGGGTCGTCGCAGCGGATCGCCGTGCGGAGCAGTCCGCATGCGTCCAGCGCGCTGGAGGGGAAAACGACGCGCAGCCCGGGGATGTGCGTGAAAGACACCTCCCCGCACTGGCTGTGATAGATCGCGCCGCCGTTCAGATACCCGCCGATCGCCACGCGGATCACGGCCGGCGCTTTCCAGCCGTTGTTGGAGCGCCAGCGGATGTTGGCCAGCTCGTCGCGGATCTGCATCATCGCCGGCCAGATGTAGTCGAAGAACTGGATCTCGACCACCGGCTTCATGCCCCGGCTGGCCATGCCGATGGCGCGGCCTACGATGGCCGCCTCCGCGATCGGCGCGTTGAAGACGCGCCTCGAGCCGAACCGCGCCTGCAGCCCGTGCGTCGCCTTGAACACGCCGCCTTTGCCCTTCACCTCGCGCAGGTTCTCCTCGCGGCTGCAGTCAGCCACGTCTTCGCCGAAGACGACGATGTTCGGGTTGCGCTCCATCTCCTCGGCTAGCGTCAGGTTGATCTCATCGACCATCGTGCGCGGCTCGCCATCGAAGGCGGGTTCCGCTTCCAGCGCGGGCGAGCAGGGATCGAAGTCGGGCGAATACAGGTAACGAAGGGCCGTTGAAGGGGCGGGCGGATCGGCCTTCAGCACGCGCTCGGTGATCTGCGCGATTTCCAGGTCCACTTCATGGCAGATCCGCTTGTAGGAGACCTCTTCCAGCAGGTTTTCCGCGATCAGCCAGCGCGGGAACTGAATGATGGGATCGCGGGCGGCCTCGGCGGCGCGCTCGGCTTCGGTCTTGTACAGCCGTTCATCGTCGCTGAGCGAGTGCGAGTAGGGCCGGATGCAGTGCGCATGGACGAGCGCGGGACCCCGGCCGGAGCGTGCGTGCGCTTCCGCTTCTTTCATTGCCCGGAAGGAGGCGAGGAAATCGGTGCCGTCGCACTCGATGATCTTGAGATCGGGAAAACCGGACACCAGCTTCGAGATGCTCGCACCCGGCGTCTGCTTCTCCACGGGGACGGAGATGGCCCAGCCGTTGTCTTCGATCAGGAAAATCACCGGCAGCCGGTTCAGGCAGGCGGCGTTCAGCGCCTCCCAGAATTCGCCTTCGCTGGTGGAGCCCTCGCCGCCGCAGACGAGCGTCACCTCGTCCGACTCCGGCCGCAGGTAGCGCGAGGCCTCGGCGCAGCCGACGGCCTGCAGATACTGGGTCCCCGTGGGCGAGGATCCGGTGAAGATGTGCAGCGCCGGCGAAGACCAGTGCGACGGCATCTGCCTTCCGCCAGACGCCGGACCCGCCGCCGCGCCCACGCTCTCCAGAAGCATGTCCTCCGCCGTGACTCCCAGCGCCAGGGCCAGCGCGCGGTCGCGATAGTAGAGGTGGAACCAGTCGTAGCCGGGCCGCAGCGCCAGCCCCGCCGCCGTCTGGATGGCTTCATGACCGGCGCCGCTGATCTGGAAGAAGATCCGGTTCTGCCGCTTCAGCATCACTTCGCGGTCGTCCAGCCGCCGCGACATCTGCATGATGCGGAAGGCGCGCTGGAACGTCTCGCGGTCGAGGCCGCAGTAGTCGGGAACGGGCGTGGTCACGGGCACAGTGGCAGGCTTGGCGGTCGCCATCGGCTTGCTTCCCTTCTCCTCAGTTTACCCGCTCGGCGCGGGCTGGCCATCCAGCCGAAACGGTACAATGTGTAGTTCGATGCACGATCTCGGCCATTTTCGCGCAAATCTGGACGCCATTGCGGCCCGCCTGGCGGACCGCGGCTTCGCGCTGGACGTTGAAGAATTCCGTTCGTTGGATGCCCGCCGCCGCGCCGCCGTCACAGAAGCCGAAGAACTCCGCGCCCGGCGCAACGCGGAGAGCCAGGAGATCGGGCGGCGCAAGAAGGCGGGCGAGGACACGTCAGCCCTGCAGGCGGAAGTGCGCGCCCTCGGCGACCGCATCGCGGAACTGGAGGAGCAGGTCAAAGCCCTCGACGAAGAGTTCCGCTCGCGCCTTGCCGCAATCCCCAACGTGCCCCATGAAAGCGTTCCAAAGGGCGCATCCAGCGACGACAACGTCGAAATCAAACGCTGGGGCGAGCCGCGCGAGTTCTCCTTCGAGCCCAAATCCCACTGGGATCTCGGCCCGCAGCTCGGCATTCTCGACTTCGAACGCGCCGCCAAAATCACCGGCGCGCGTTTCGCCGTTTACATGGGCGCAGGCGCGAAACTCGAGCGCGCGCTCATCAACTTCATGCTCGATCTGCACACGCGCGAGCACGGCTACACGGAAGTCCTGCCGCCGTTTCTCGTCAACTCCGGCTCGCTCTACGGCACTGGCCAGCTGCCCAAGTTCGCCGCCGATCTGTTCAAGTGCGAGAACTTCGATTTCTGGCTGATTCCCACGGCGGAAGTGCCGGTCACGAACCTCCACCGCGAGGAGACGCTGGACGGCGACGCGCTGCCCATCCGCTATTGCGCCTTCACGCCGTGCTTCCGCAGCGAGGCAGGCTCGTACGGGCGCGACGTGCGCGGCATCATCCGCCAGCACCAGTTCCAGAAAGTGGAGCTCGTCAACTTCACGCGGCCCGATCAGAGTTACGAGGCGCTGGAGCAGCTCACCGAAAGCGCCGAGCATGTGCTCGAAAAGCTCGGCCTGCCCTACCGCCGCGTGGTGTTGTGCGCGGGCGACATGGGCTTCGCTTCAGCCAAGACATACGATCTCGAAGTCTGGATGCCCGGCCAGCAGGCTTTCCGCGAGATCAGCTCGTGCTCGAATTTCGAGAGCTTCCAGGCGCGCCGCGCCGGCATCCGCTTCCGCTCGGGCAAAGGCAAGGCGGAGTACGCGCACACGCTCAACGGCAGCGGCCTCGCCGTCGGCCGCACGTGGGTGGCGGTCGTCGAAAACTATCAGCAGCAGGACGGCTCCGTGGTGCTCCCCGAAGCGCTGCGGCCATACCTGAACGCCGAACTGATCGACGCGAAGGGCCAGCTGCGCTGATCCGCCCGCCCCCCGCCCGCCGGGCTTCCGGCAGCACACGGCGGGCACCGGTCAGGCTGAAGCGCCGGCCGTTGTCGATGTCCCGGCGACCCGGCGGAGACAATTTTCCCGGACACAGTCCAGGGCGGCCGACAACCGGTTCGTCTTCGCCCCCGCGCCCGTTCCCGTCTGGTCCCTTCAGGCTGAGCAGAGCTCTTGCCGCTCCGGGGCAGCCTTTCAGGCGGCGGACGACTGCTGGAGCCGGAGGAATTTTTCGTATGCCCGGTCCCAGGTGGAATCCGGGCGCGGCTCGATCGTTTCGAGATAGAAGGAGTCGCGCACGACGCGGCGCAGCGCCGACAGGCCGTCGATTTCCCCTGCGCCCATGGCCTGCACAAGGATGTTGCCGGCCGCGGTGGCTTCGGCCGGACCCGCGACGACCGTGCGGCCTGTCGCTGACGCCACGAAATGGTTCAGCAGGCCGTTGCGCGAACCGCCTCCGACAATGTGGATCACCTCGATCTTCAGCCCCGTCAGTTCTTCGATCATCTCGAGCACCTGACGGTATCTCAAGGCGAGGCTTTCCAGCGCCACGCGGATGAACTGAGCATGCGATTCCGGTTCCTTCTGCCCGGTTTTCCGGCAGAACTCGGCGATGCGGCGCGGCATTGTTCCGGGCTCGATGAACTGATCCGGATCAATAACCGCCACAAACGGCGGCGCGCCGGCAGCCATTTCCGTCAGTTCCGCGTAGCTGTATTCCCTGCCCTCGAGCAGCCACTGCCGCCGGCATTCCTGCACAATCCAGAGGCCGGCGATGTTCTTCAGCAGACGGATCCTGCCCTCGACGCCAATCTCGTTGGTCAGGTTCATCGCCAGCGATTTTTCGTTGATCACCGGCGCGTCGGCCTCCACGCCCATCAATGACCAGGTGCCAGAACTGATGTAGCACCACGGGCGGTCTCCGGCGGCAGGCACAGCCGCCACGGCCGAGGCCGTATCGTGGCTCGCCGTTGTGAACACCGGCACCGGATCCAGAGCGCAGGTGGAACAGATCTCGTCGAGCAGCACGCCCAGCCGCTGTCCCGGCGGGAGCACGCGGCCGAGGATCGCTTTCGGCAGACCCAGCGCGTCAAACAGTTCCATCGACCACTGTTTCGAAGCCGGGTTGAAGAACTGCGACGTGGAGGCGATGGTCAGCTCGTTGGCCTGCTCGCCGCAGAGCCAGTAGTTGAACAGGTCCGGCATGAACAGCAGACGCGAGGCCGACCACAGCCCCGGCGAGGCGGCGCGCCGGGCCGCATACAGCTGGTACAGCGAGTTCAGCGCCATGAACTGGATGCCCGTCTCAGCGAAGATCTTCTCGCGTCCGGCTTTGGAAAGCGCCTCTTCGTAAGCAGCCTGGTTGCGCGGATCGCGGTAGTGCCGGGGGTTGAGGCACAGTTCGCCGTTGATGTCCAGAAGGCCGAAATCCACGCCCCACGTGTCGACCGCCACGCCGTCGAGCTTCAGCCGCCGCTCGCGGCCGGCGATCCGCAAACCCTCGCGGATGTCGTGAAAGAGCCGGAACGTATCCCAGTACAGACCGTCCGGCAGCCGCACGGGCTCATTCAGAAAACGGTGCAGTTCCTCCAGCTCAAGACGGCCGTTTTCCAGTGTTCCCAGAATGGCCCGGCCGCTCTCGGCGCCAAGGTCAAAAGCCAGATATCGGGACATGGCATTCAGTCCTTCAGGTCGAAATCAAAAATGAGTTTCCCCACCCCGTCCGCGTAGGAATGCAGGATTTCGAAGCCTTCCTGGGCCCGTTCGAGCGGGAGGCGGTGCGTGATCAGATCCGTGGGAATCCTGCCTGAAGCGAGCAGGGCGGCGGCCTGCGCGCCCTTGTGGTTCGAGCGCCGGATGGCCTGGATGCGCAATTCCTTCGCCAGCGCCGCGTGCAAGTCCACCGCGAACTCCAGCGGCTCGGGGATGCCAATCAGGACAAACGAACCGCCGGGGCGGACGCATTGCAATCCGAGGGCAATCGTCTCCGGAGCGCCCGCCGCGTCGTAGACGAGATCGGCGCCCCGCCCGCGCGTGCGGTCCATGACCAGCTCCCGGAAGTCGCGCACGGGCACCGCCTCATCCGCGCCCATGCGCTTTGCCAGTTCAATGCGGTGCGGAACCCTGTCGCCCGCCAAAACCATTTCCGCCCCGGCCTGTTTTGCCATGGCGATTCCCAGCAGCCCGATGGAGCCCGCCCCGAGCACGGCCACCGTATCGCCGAGGCGGACGGGCTCGAGTTCAAACACGTGCACCCACACGGCCAGCGGCTCGATCAGCGTGGCCTGATGCACCGTGAGCCCCGCCGGCACGCGGTCCGCGTTGTGCACGGGAATCACGGCGTAGTCGCGCAGGAATCCGGGCGCTTCCGGACCGCCCTGGAAGCGCGCATGCACGCACAGGTTGTGCCTGCCGGCGATGCAGAATTCGCAATGGCCGCACGTCAGGGAAGGTTCGACGGAGACGAGATCCCCCTGGCGGAACCCCTGCACTCCAGCACCGGCGGCAACCACTTCACCCACCGGCTCGTGACCGAGAATCTGCGGATACCGGGCGGGCGTCGAGTGGATGCGGCCTTCGGCCCACCAGTGCAGATCGGAGCCGCACAGCCCGACGGCACGCATCTGCAGGAGCAGTTCGCCGGCGCGCGGACCTTCAGGCAGAGGGGCCTGCACCAGTTCCAGCCGCCGCGGCGCCACCAGGGGAACGCTTCTCATGAAGCGACCAGAATATCTCAACTGACAGCCCGGGCACGGAATCCAGGCTCAGGAAAACCGTGTCCGGCGCCAGAGCATCCAGCCGCCGGCGCCAAGCGCCGAAACCGAGAGCGCCGACAACACACCGAGCCAGAGCAGATCCACCTGAAGCGGTTGCCGCTCCGCATGCCAGCCGAGCCACACGAACACGCCCACGGCCAGCGCCACGACAGCGAATTCCCACCAGCGCCGCGCGGGCGCGGTTTCCGCGAGCGGGTCTCCGCCGGCGAGCGCCTCCTCCACCTCCGCCTCGCGCAGACCGTACCGCTCGCACTCGCGCCGCATCGCTTTGCGCCACGAGTGCCGTTCCGCTTCCGGGGCCACAGCCACGCTGATCGCCACCGCGCCGGCGATCATGACGAGAGACCCGGCGATGATGAGCGTGCGCGCCGCCGGGCCGAGTCCCGCGAACTCGCCAAACACGAGCGCGCCCCACGCCAGTCCCCAGAGCTGGTTCGTGTTCGAGAGAGGAATCCCGCGGCCGATGCCAATGTATTTGGCCGCATACTGCTGGAACAGGTCGCCGAGAACCCAGCAGAACCCGCCGAGGAAGAGCCAGAACATGGCCGGGCGCACGCGCGCCAGTTCATCGAGCATCGGCTGCCAGCCGCCGTGGAAGGCCATCGCCAGCACGATGCAGGTGGCCAATTCGCCGACGGTGAACACGGTGACAAACGACAGCGGATTCATGCCGCTGATGTAGGCCTTGCGGTAGGGAATGTACATCGTGCCCCAGAGCAGCCCGGCCATCAGGGCTGCCGCCACTCCCATCGGAGCGGAATGTTCGGCGTTCGGAGGCTGATGCGCCGTGGCCCAGGCCAGCAGCATCGCTCCGGCTACGATGGCTGCCGCGCCGCCGAGGACCTTCGCCCACGCGCCGCGCCCCGCGTCCCGCAGCTCGTTGAACAGCAGCCAGCCCCAGAACAGGCCCACCAGGCTGTTCGTGTTCCACAGCGGAAACGCTACAGAGAGCCCCACGTTGCGGATGGCGAACACGGTGAGCGTGTTGGCGACGGCCCACAGCATGCCGGCCAACACAGCCCAGACCGCCAGGTGCGGCTTGTCTTTCAGGTCCAGCCAGACGTACGACGTGCCCTTGATGGCCACGGGCAACGTCCAGCGCGCCACAAACACGCCGGCCACCATGCCCAGCGAGATGATGAAGGGCGAGATGCCTG
This DNA window, taken from Bryobacteraceae bacterium, encodes the following:
- a CDS encoding haloacid dehalogenase, with protein sequence MIRTLIFDLGRVIVPFDFRRGYDRMSQQCGLAPEEIRERLKSDGLVRAFESGAIDGREFHRRVARLLETDVPYDQFCEIWFSVFLPETLIADRFVESLHARYRLVLLSNTNPIHFEMIRARYPILRHFDAYVLSYEVGAMKPEPRIYAAAIEAAQCAPPECFFTDDIPEYVEGARQAGIDAVVFEGAEALERELRARGIVWDQ
- a CDS encoding tungsten formylmethanofuran dehydrogenase subunit E — protein: MATAKPATVPVTTPVPDYCGLDRETFQRAFRIMQMSRRLDDREVMLKRQNRIFFQISGAGHEAIQTAAGLALRPGYDWFHLYYRDRALALALGVTAEDMLLESVGAAAGPASGGRQMPSHWSSPALHIFTGSSPTGTQYLQAVGCAEASRYLRPESDEVTLVCGGEGSTSEGEFWEALNAACLNRLPVIFLIEDNGWAISVPVEKQTPGASISKLVSGFPDLKIIECDGTDFLASFRAMKEAEAHARSGRGPALVHAHCIRPYSHSLSDDERLYKTEAERAAEAARDPIIQFPRWLIAENLLEEVSYKRICHEVDLEIAQITERVLKADPPAPSTALRYLYSPDFDPCSPALEAEPAFDGEPRTMVDEINLTLAEEMERNPNIVVFGEDVADCSREENLREVKGKGGVFKATHGLQARFGSRRVFNAPIAEAAIVGRAIGMASRGMKPVVEIQFFDYIWPAMMQIRDELANIRWRSNNGWKAPAVIRVAIGGYLNGGAIYHSQCGEVSFTHIPGLRVVFPSSALDACGLLRTAIRCDDPVLFLEHKRLYREPYNRSPHPGPDFTIPFGKARVVKPGDDLTIITYGMTVQKSLVAASWIEQKRPDLSIEILDLRTLAPYDWEAIARSVRKTSRALVVHEDMLSFGYGAEIAARIAGELFEHLDAPVARVAALDTWVGYHPELEDAILPQTQDIQREAERLLSY
- the serS gene encoding serine--tRNA ligase encodes the protein MHDLGHFRANLDAIAARLADRGFALDVEEFRSLDARRRAAVTEAEELRARRNAESQEIGRRKKAGEDTSALQAEVRALGDRIAELEEQVKALDEEFRSRLAAIPNVPHESVPKGASSDDNVEIKRWGEPREFSFEPKSHWDLGPQLGILDFERAAKITGARFAVYMGAGAKLERALINFMLDLHTREHGYTEVLPPFLVNSGSLYGTGQLPKFAADLFKCENFDFWLIPTAEVPVTNLHREETLDGDALPIRYCAFTPCFRSEAGSYGRDVRGIIRQHQFQKVELVNFTRPDQSYEALEQLTESAEHVLEKLGLPYRRVVLCAGDMGFASAKTYDLEVWMPGQQAFREISSCSNFESFQARRAGIRFRSGKGKAEYAHTLNGSGLAVGRTWVAVVENYQQQDGSVVLPEALRPYLNAELIDAKGQLR
- the rhaB gene encoding rhamnulokinase; this encodes MSRYLAFDLGAESGRAILGTLENGRLELEELHRFLNEPVRLPDGLYWDTFRLFHDIREGLRIAGRERRLKLDGVAVDTWGVDFGLLDINGELCLNPRHYRDPRNQAAYEEALSKAGREKIFAETGIQFMALNSLYQLYAARRAASPGLWSASRLLFMPDLFNYWLCGEQANELTIASTSQFFNPASKQWSMELFDALGLPKAILGRVLPPGQRLGVLLDEICSTCALDPVPVFTTASHDTASAVAAVPAAGDRPWCYISSGTWSLMGVEADAPVINEKSLAMNLTNEIGVEGRIRLLKNIAGLWIVQECRRQWLLEGREYSYAELTEMAAGAPPFVAVIDPDQFIEPGTMPRRIAEFCRKTGQKEPESHAQFIRVALESLALRYRQVLEMIEELTGLKIEVIHIVGGGSRNGLLNHFVASATGRTVVAGPAEATAAGNILVQAMGAGEIDGLSALRRVVRDSFYLETIEPRPDSTWDRAYEKFLRLQQSSAA
- the gutB gene encoding sorbitol dehydrogenase, with translation MRSVPLVAPRRLELVQAPLPEGPRAGELLLQMRAVGLCGSDLHWWAEGRIHSTPARYPQILGHEPVGEVVAAGAGVQGFRQGDLVSVEPSLTCGHCEFCIAGRHNLCVHARFQGGPEAPGFLRDYAVIPVHNADRVPAGLTVHQATLIEPLAVWVHVFELEPVRLGDTVAVLGAGSIGLLGIAMAKQAGAEMVLAGDRVPHRIELAKRMGADEAVPVRDFRELVMDRTRGRGADLVYDAAGAPETIALGLQCVRPGGSFVLIGIPEPLEFAVDLHAALAKELRIQAIRRSNHKGAQAAALLASGRIPTDLITHRLPLERAQEGFEILHSYADGVGKLIFDFDLKD